Below is a genomic region from Meleagris gallopavo isolate NT-WF06-2002-E0010 breed Aviagen turkey brand Nicholas breeding stock chromosome 5, Turkey_5.1, whole genome shotgun sequence.
AATCCCTCCAGCGCAGGTTCTGACATAGGAACAAGAAAGAACCCATGGGCTAATTTGGGGGCACTGATGATCCCAGTGGAATGGAGCTAGCCGCACAAGGGCTGTTGTGCTCTTGGTGCCAGCTCCAAAGGTTAAGCAGCTCAGGGGATTTGGCCAGCAAGTCAGAACCTATTCTTGCTTCAGATTTTAGATCCCTGCAAATCCCCACCAATCTCCTGTCCAGACAGTGTGGCGGTGTGGGTACAACATCCCTGAGTCAGCTTCAGCCACAAACCTGgccctggggcagtgggatggacCCTTTCCCCAAGCCCTGTTGAAGAGCATACTGGAAGCACCTGTTGGCTGCTTTGTTGACAAATGGTGACTGTGGCACAGGATGGGGAGCTGAAATGGGGAAGAAGGGGGCACGAAGCTGCTTGGACACAGCAGGGACCCTTGGGGCTTGTTTTCAGCAGAGAAGGGGCTGCATCCAGCCTCTAAGTGCTGGTGTTTGCTGGGGATTAATCCCAGGTAAAtaaagcaggagctgctgtcccCTGGCCTTCAGCAGGGACTACTCCGGTGTGGTGAGTTTCTGTGCAAGGCTTTCCCTGCGGATTTTCAAGCAGGTCACAGTGCTGAGGCTGGGGCTGAGATGAGGTAGCCCAATAGCTATAACAAGTGGGAGATTATGGCCTTCCTCTCACAGGAGAGGGACAAAAGAGATTAGGGAGCTGTGAAGCTGGCAGCCCTGAGCCTACCATGATCCAGACGTGGAAGGAGATGCTGAGCGCCAGGTAGGCTGCCGACAGTAGGATGGTCCCCTTGAACTTGTGAAAGAGAAGGTTGACCAGTCCAGCTTGGAAGACAAAGGTATTGAAGAACAtgaggaagatgatgatgaCATTGAAGAGAATGGCAATGTCCTGGATGCTGCGGGAGAAGAGAGATGCAgtaagagagaggagagagtgGTGTGGGAGAGCCCAGACCTCCTACCCTGGTGCTCACATGAAGAGGACAAGCTGGACAGCAGGAGCTGTGCGGAGCAGCTCCGAGAAGGAATTGACAAACAGGTCgtagaaaagcagcagaaactgcAGGAACAGCACCAAGCTGTAGTTGCTGGTCTGGAGCATCTTCCTTTGGTGGAGGCTTGAGCCTTCAGCCCCAGCATCCCTAGTGCTGCGGGCAACTCATGGTACAGGGCTAGGAGCTCAGCAtcgctgctccctgcagctggcaCCTGAAGTAAGCAGAGTTTGGCTTGGTAGGGCTGGGCCAGCCAGCAAACCCAAAACAGAGTCAAAGCCATGACAAATCCCAACAGCATTTGGCACACTGCTCCCTCTGGCTTCCCCAGGCCATGCCATAGGAATGGGCTGGAGCACGCCATTACCCAGCATTGCTGTCTATTGCCCCACCCCGGCAGCGTGCTCCCGGCTTGGGGCGGCTCACACTGGAGGAAACAGGTGTGGGGACGAGAAGGGAGCCAGAGCCTTCCTTCCCATCTCTCAAAGGTAAGGCACTTGCCCAGAGCTCACGGGGGCCAGGAGAACGGGAAGTGCCCGTATCGCTGCCATGAAGAGTAGCGAAGCTGAGAATCGCCCCCAAAACTCCACACCGCGCCTAGCCCGGCTCGCGGCCTGCGCTCCCCATGGAAATCCACAGGGGCGCTCCCCCCGGGCCTTTTCCCGGCCACGGAGCCCCACAATCTCGTCTCCATGCCACTCTCGGTACCGCTTTCCCCGCTTCGTCCACCTCCGGCCCTGACCGCGGCCCAATGCTTACCCACGGCTGCCATTCTCTATCTCCATGGGAACTGCAGACGGAAGCGGGGGCGGAAGCCCGAGGGGGCCGCTCTACCCACAGCTCTCGTTGGTCGCGTTGGCCTCCACCCCGGGAGCGACCACACCACCACCGAGGCGGGTAGCTAGAGCGGCGCCGTCCAACATGGCGGTGCTCGCTGAAGGCGAAGGGGAGGTGGGGCCCAACGGGTCTCAGAAGGGGTTGAGGTGCGGTTTCCTACGACACGGAAATATCTATTTCTGGGGACAGATGCAAATCCCCAGGCAAATAAGCGCGGCCCCGTGCCTGTCCGTCACCTcttggggctgtggggctgcaggttTGGGACGCTGGGGGCAGCTTTGTCAACGCAGGAAACAGCTTTGGAGGTGCTGGGCCCAGATTTGGGGATGCTGGGGGCACGTTCGGGGTTGTGAGGACAGGTTTGGAGTGGGAGTGGGATTTGAAGGTGCTAGGCTCCAGTTTGAGGGTGCTGGGCGCCGGTTTGATGGTGCTGAGGGCAGGTTGAGTGGTGCTGGAGGTGGTTTTTGAGGTGCTGAGGGCGGATTTAGAGGTACTGGGGACAGTTTTGGGCTGCTGTCACAGGCGCTGGGGATCTGCAGAGAACGTTtcttcctgcctgcctgcccccACTGGATGGGGCCACCCTCCCCACCGCAGCTGCTTCCCCTTTCGGGTGGCTCCTCCCCAGTGTGTCTGCATCCAACTGAGCAGATGCAGCAGGGAGCCTCCAGGGAGGCTGACAGCTCCTCTTTCTCCCACAGGTCCCTGCACCTTGCTGCAGTGATGCCGGATCTGcctttcctgcctttctgcGCCTTCCTGGGGAGCCTGGGGCTGGGCTGCATGGCCTTTGTCAGTGTGTGGTGCCAGCACTGGCGCGGTGGCTTCGCTTGGGATGGCAGCGCCCGCATGTTCAATTGGCACCCGGTGCTGATGGTGACGGGCATGGTGGTGCTGtatggagcaggtgagtggcACATGCAGGGTGGGGCAACGTCCCATTGTCCCTCCCTGACACTGTCACCCACCAGCGGCTCTGGTGTACCGCCTACCCCCGACCTGGCGTGGCCCCAAGCTGCCCTGGAAGATGCTGCACAGCACACTAGCATTGATAGCCTTCATCCTTGCTGTGCTGGGACTGGTGGCTGTCTTCAACTTCCACAATGCAAGCGGAACGCCCAACATGTACTCGCTGCATAGCTGGCTAGGACTGGGCACCATACTGCTCTTCTCCTGCCAGGTGAGTGCACGCCCTGACCCCCCAATCCCTGCCCCTCGTGCCACCCCTCCTCATCTCCCATCCCCACAGTGGGTGGCTGGCTTCAGTGCTTTCCTGCTGCCCTATGCACCGATCTGGCTCCGCGCCCTCTACAAGCCCATCCACATCTTCTTCGGCTCCACCATCCTTATGCTCTCTATGGCCTCCTGTGTGTCAGGCATCAACGAGAAGCTCTTCTTTAGCCTGTGAGTGCTGGGGATTCGGGCTGTGTGTTGGCTCTGTGATTACACTGGCATTGAGTGAAACTAAGTGTGGGCTCAGCTAAGGGAAGTGTGTGATTTCCCCCCATACCAGGTGCACAGTTCCTGGGTGATAGGTTACGTGGGCTGAGAGGAAGGCTGGGCAGTTCAATAAGGCTTTCTGGGAGGGTTTAATTCCACAGATGTTACCTCTAGCCATGCTGCCATATACATTGGCCACTTGTAGCTGGTGCAGCATTCATCTTGGGTCAGGGGATTGAGACAGCACCCTTGGGACAAGTGACCATGGGAGCAGTGTTATGGAGCCACCAGGGCCAGAGGGAACCAGCCCACAGCCACAGGGCATCATATGAGATGTGCACTGTGATTCTCCTCCAAAGGAAGAATGGGACAGCGTCGGTACCATACAAACTCCTTCCCCCTGAGGCCGTATTTGCAAACATTTTGGGGCTCCTCATCATCCTCTTTGGGGTGCTGGTGCTGTGTGCCCTGGCCAAGCCCAGCTGGAAGCGCCCTGGGGCCGACTCCCTTGACACTCACCAGGTACTTGCcttgctgtggggctgctcccaGTATGGCTTTGAGAAGCTGAGCTGGGGGTCTGCCCCTGCCCCCCACATCCCCAGCTGGCTTATCTTCAGGGTGGGTGTGGCAGGCACCACGGGCTGAAGGTTCACGCATATCTCCCTACAGCCTCTGCTTGGTGCTGAGCACTGACACTTCTGAGGTCTCTCCTATTGCTGCCAGGCCCAGGCTATCTGATCCTGGCTCTGATCCCCCATGCCTGGACTGCAATCTGTGTCAAAGCCCTGCAGTGCCATCCTGAGAGCTCTGTCAGGTCAAGAGCTGATAGAGAAGCTCTCTGTGCCAAGGGACCTGGCCCAGGACAGACTGCCCTGGCTTCATCTCCTCTGTTGGAACAGCAAGAGCCTTTGCACCATGCCTTGCCTGTTGTAGGGATGCTTGTGTGGAGGTAGAACCAACCCAGCAGTAAATGGACACCTAATAAACTGCTGGCTTCCTTTCTCAGTGCTCCTGTGCATCCTTTGGGGCtgtcctgccagttcctcagccCTTAGGGCCACCATGCGTTCCCCACCTCGTGCTGCAGACCTGGTTCCTGTTTTGTCTCTTGACTGGAGCCTCTAGACCCCGTGCCTGCAGCCACATGAACCCCGTGGTTTCCCCACCCAGCACCCAGCCACGGGTCAGTGGCAAAGGCACGCGGATAGCCCAGCTGTTTCCTTCCGCCATGGCTCCGTTTTGAATGGGGATGCATCCCTGAAGGGCCAGTTGCCTCCCACACCCCAGATCCCACCATCCTGTCCCTCTCTGAGAATAGATGCTCTAGTGGGACCACAAAGGTTTATTGGGGGCATGAAGTGTGTGCCAACACCTTTCCCATCACCACCATGGCCTTGGGGACCTGCAGAGGGATATAGCTCAGCCCTGTAATCCCTCCAGCACAGCTCGTAGCACAGCTGCTGCCGCCACAGCCCCAGGatcaggctgcagcagctgggctgagctGATGTAGCTGGCTCTGCCTGCACCTGCTTCCATGTGCCGAGTAgactctgctgctgcctctgcgCTCTGCTTGGAAACACAGGTGTGCTCAGCACATGGCTGGGACACACAAGGTAGCCCCAGATGTCACCTGGGTGCCACCCATCCTAGGACTCCATACCCGTACCTCCACGGCAGAGGCCAGCACTGTAAGCAGGTTGGCTCCAGGGCTGTGTAGGGCACGCAGTGCCTGTGCTGCGGCATACAGTGCATCCAGCTGGGAGACACAGTGGGGGGATGAGCACTGGGACCCCCACCAGAGGCTCTGTCCCTCAGCATCGCAGCACTCACCATTGTCCTGTCGCCTGGGGCCGCTCCTCCGTACCTGCACAAGGAGCAGAGGGCTTGACAAGGTCTCAATCAGGGGGTTGCAGGGGGTCCTGCTGCACTCACCGCTGCATGGCTTCAATGCCAGCATCCACAGCATCGGCCCACACTGGAAGGTCGCTGCGGTTGTGCAGTGGgtgggctgctgctgtcaggaaCAGTCCATATAGCTGGAAGAACACATCAGTGCACGTGATGGGATGGTGGGGGTCCTGAGACATACCCCCTCCCTTCACTGGGGCTCACCACACCAGAGGAGCCACCCATCTTGTCCAGCAGGAGGTCagccagagcagagaagagatGGGCTGGGGATGGAGGCAGGGGCTGGGCACGCATCCATTCCTGgatggctgtggggtggagAGAAAGCGCTGGGGTActccccacagagaccccaacTGCCCTGGGGGGCTCTGCCCCTCTTGGCGGACAGCTGGTCTTCCCCCATGCCTGGAGTGGGGATAGTTGTGGGGACCCAGCAAGGAGCAAATGGGGGGAACTGTGTCCTTGGAAGGGGTGCCCCAGCAGATGGCACTTCCCAGGGCACCAGCACCCACCTCGGGCAGCTCGGGCGTGCGTGTGGCCACAGTCCCCATCACCTGCTGCACGGTCCAGCTCATTGAGCTTGTCCTGCAGGCCCAGCAGAGTGCTGCACACTTGTGCCAGCACCTTCTGCACTCGTTCCATGCCAGGCCCTGAGAAGAGGAGATATCACCCCCCCATCCTCAAAGTAGCTAGGGAAACTGAAGCACGAGGAGGTGACAGCGTCCTCTCTCACTCTACTGCTGCCCATACCTGTGCTGGGCACTTGCTTTGCTGTCTCCATTCTCTCCTTTGGTGCTTCCACCTCTGGTCTCTGGCTGATGGCAGGTCCTGTGACCACATTAGGCCATGCCATGGCAGTGGTCTCAGCAtctggagcagcaggagaggagagTGAGTCCAATAGACCCACTTCACCACAGCTAGCAGCCAGGTACTGGTGCTGCATGCCCACAGGGGCCAGTGTCTTGGGCCACCCCACACATTCCCATGGTCCCATGCCACCTCCCTCCCCCATGTTTCAGGCGCTCACCAATCAGCCTCAGCAGCTCCTCGTCCACCAGTAGAAGGGTGAGGGAGATCCCAGCCATCTCCAGCGCTGTCATGAAGGAGCCCACCAGTGCCCGAGCAATACAGACGCCACGCCTCTCTGCAGGAATGAGAATGATGTGAGGAAGTCCCCAGAAGGTCCCCATGAGGTCCCCAGTGACTCACCCAGACTGCTCACAGCCACACCAGCCACAATGCTCAGCTCCAGGCAGGAGAGACCGCCCAGGTTGTTCACCACCAGCACCACGGAGGCTCCTACAGAGCAGTGAGCAGAGTAAGAGCCCCACTTGTGGCACAAGATGTGCATAGGGGCCAGGGGGACTCACCAGGGCTCAGGGGCAGGTGAGAGGCATTGGAGGGGTCAGTCATGTGCGCCAGCATTGTCTCCACTGCCTCATCCACTAGCATCACCTGGGGGACACGGGGAGCATGAGGGCAGGGGGGAGACACAGGGGGAGGATAGGTAGGATGGGGAGAAAGAACGATGCTCACTTTCATTCTGCGCACGCCAGCCTCGCCATGGATCCCTGCAGAAGGGTGGCAGTATCAGCCCATGCTGATGTCTGGGGTTGTGGCAAGGGTCACGTGGACCCATGCCCCCCAGCAGCTTGGCACAGGGAGGGGGCAGTTCCTcacccagccccagctccaTCTCATCATTAGCCAGCTGGAAGGTGGGCTTGGAGCCAGGCACGCTGCATGGTGACAGGCTGAGCCCCAGAGTGCCTGCAGAAAGGTGAAGGCAGGAAGGTATGCGTGCCAGATTTCAGGGCAGGCGTTGGGCACGTGGTTGGTTGGATGGGGAGGCAGAAGGGTGACTGTGTCTCAGACACGCTGCAGTTGCGTGGGGTGCTGAAGTTCACCCTGTGCTGGTGCCTCTTATCAGGCACTGTGGAGGAACAGAGATGGGGTTGGGGATAGGGATTGGGCCCATGTACATACCCATGGCTTTAGTGAGTGCTGACACCCTTGTGACAATCTCATCCAAGCTTGCCCCCGCCTCAGCCATGGCTCCAGCCACCTGCAAACAGGCATCGATGGGTGAGGGACGCCCACATATCACCACCGAGGGGCATTGCATCCTCACACACCTTGTGCACGAGGACAGTGCCACACAACCCACGGCGCCCAGCTTTCTTCTGGCTGGCAAAGGCGCAGTCATCGCCCACCACCACCATCCGCACATCGGCGCCCTCTGCCCGTGCCCGCTCCAGTGCCAGCCCAAAGTTCAAGCGGTCCCCGGTATAGTTCTTCACGATCAGGAGTGTCCCCACTGCGAGCAAGAAGTCATACCACAgccccatggtgtccccatgcCCCACAGTGTCACCATACCTGCACCAGCCTCTGTCACTGCCCGGATGGCTGCCAGGATGCTGCCCACAGCGGGAGAGGTGAAGATGGCACCGGCCACCACGCCGCTCAGCATGCCCTTCCCAATGTAGCCTGCGACAGGCACGGGTGGCTCAGGGATCAAGGGGCATCAAGGCCATGGGTGGGCCCTTACCTGCGTGGGCACTCACCTGCATGAGCGGGCTCATGTCCGGAGCCCCCTCCGGAGAGCAGTGCCACACGTCCCTGCAGGGCAGCCAGGTCGGAACGTAGGGCCACTCGGTGTCCCTGCAGCAGTTGCAGCCCAGGGTTGCATGCCACCAGTCCTGCCAGcgcatcctcagca
It encodes:
- the TMEM138 gene encoding transmembrane protein 138 isoform X2; the encoded protein is MEIENGSRGIQDIAILFNVIIIFLMFFNTFVFQAGLVNLLFHKFKGTILLSAAYLALSISFHVWIMNLRWRDSSRFIWTEGLQTLFVFQRLAAVLYCYFYKRTAVHLGDPLFYQDSLWLRKEFADFRG
- the TMEM138 gene encoding transmembrane protein 138 isoform X1, translated to MLQTSNYSLVLFLQFLLLFYDLFVNSFSELLRTAPAVQLVLFIIQDIAILFNVIIIFLMFFNTFVFQAGLVNLLFHKFKGTILLSAAYLALSISFHVWIMNLRWRDSSRFIWTEGLQTLFVFQRLAAVLYCYFYKRTAVHLGDPLFYQDSLWLRKEFADFRG
- the LOC100551412 gene encoding cytochrome b ascorbate-dependent protein 3 isoform X2 — encoded protein: MQIPRQISAAPCLSVTSWGCGAAGLGRWGQLCQRRKQLWRSLHLAAVMPDLPFLPFCAFLGSLGLGCMAFVSVWCQHWRGGFAWDGSARMFNWHPVLMVTGMVVLYGAAALVYRLPPTWRGPKLPWKMLHSTLALIAFILAVLGLVAVFNFHNASGTPNMYSLHSWLGLGTILLFSCQWVAGFSAFLLPYAPIWLRALYKPIHIFFGSTILMLSMASCVSGINEKLFFSLKNGTASVPYKLLPPEAVFANILGLLIILFGVLVLCALAKPSWKRPGADSLDTHQPLLGAEH
- the LOC100551412 gene encoding cytochrome b ascorbate-dependent protein 3 isoform X4, with product MGWSTPLPSIAVYCPTPAACSRLGAAHTGGNRCGDEKGARAFLPISQRSLHLAAVMPDLPFLPFCAFLGSLGLGCMAFVSVWCQHWRGGFAWDGSARMFNWHPVLMVTGMVVLYGAAALVYRLPPTWRGPKLPWKMLHSTLALIAFILAVLGLVAVFNFHNASGTPNMYSLHSWLGLGTILLFSCQWVAGFSAFLLPYAPIWLRALYKPIHIFFGSTILMLSMASCVSGINEKLFFSLLCLVLSTDTSEVSPIAARPRLSDPGSDPPCLDCNLCQSPAVPS
- the LOC100551412 gene encoding cytochrome b ascorbate-dependent protein 3 isoform X1, with product MGWSTPLPSIAVYCPTPAACSRLGAAHTGGNRCGDEKGARAFLPISQRSLHLAAVMPDLPFLPFCAFLGSLGLGCMAFVSVWCQHWRGGFAWDGSARMFNWHPVLMVTGMVVLYGAAALVYRLPPTWRGPKLPWKMLHSTLALIAFILAVLGLVAVFNFHNASGTPNMYSLHSWLGLGTILLFSCQWVAGFSAFLLPYAPIWLRALYKPIHIFFGSTILMLSMASCVSGINEKLFFSLKNGTASVPYKLLPPEAVFANILGLLIILFGVLVLCALAKPSWKRPGADSLDTHQPLLGAEH
- the LOC100551412 gene encoding cytochrome b ascorbate-dependent protein 3 isoform X5 is translated as MAVLAEGEGEVGPNGSQKGLRSLHLAAVMPDLPFLPFCAFLGSLGLGCMAFVSVWCQHWRGGFAWDGSARMFNWHPVLMVTGMVVLYGAAALVYRLPPTWRGPKLPWKMLHSTLALIAFILAVLGLVAVFNFHNASGTPNMYSLHSWLGLGTILLFSCQWVAGFSAFLLPYAPIWLRALYKPIHIFFGSTILMLSMASCVSGINEKLFFSLKNGTASVPYKLLPPEAVFANILGLLIILFGVLVLCALAKPSWKRPGADSLDTHQPLLGAEH
- the TKFC gene encoding triokinase/FMN cyclase, encoding MEVPKKLVCSVASCAEDALAGLVACNPGLQLLQGHRVALRSDLAALQGRVALLSGGGSGHEPAHAGYIGKGMLSGVVAGAIFTSPAVGSILAAIRAVTEAGAVGTLLIVKNYTGDRLNFGLALERARAEGADVRMVVVGDDCAFASQKKAGRRGLCGTVLVHKVAGAMAEAGASLDEIVTRVSALTKAMGTLGLSLSPCSVPGSKPTFQLANDEMELGLGIHGEAGVRRMKVMLVDEAVETMLAHMTDPSNASHLPLSPGASVVLVVNNLGGLSCLELSIVAGVAVSSLERRGVCIARALVGSFMTALEMAGISLTLLLVDEELLRLIDAETTAMAWPNVVTGPAISQRPEVEAPKERMETAKQVPSTGPGMERVQKVLAQVCSTLLGLQDKLNELDRAAGDGDCGHTHARAARAIQEWMRAQPLPPSPAHLFSALADLLLDKMGGSSGVLYGLFLTAAAHPLHNRSDLPVWADAVDAGIEAMQRYGGAAPGDRTMLDALYAAAQALRALHSPGANLLTVLASAVESAEAAAESTRHMEAGAGRASYISSAQLLQPDPGAVAAAAVLRAVLEGLQG
- the LOC100551412 gene encoding cytochrome b ascorbate-dependent protein 3 isoform X3, which produces MGTADGSGGGSPRGPLYPQLSLVALASTPGATTPPPRSLHLAAVMPDLPFLPFCAFLGSLGLGCMAFVSVWCQHWRGGFAWDGSARMFNWHPVLMVTGMVVLYGAAALVYRLPPTWRGPKLPWKMLHSTLALIAFILAVLGLVAVFNFHNASGTPNMYSLHSWLGLGTILLFSCQWVAGFSAFLLPYAPIWLRALYKPIHIFFGSTILMLSMASCVSGINEKLFFSLKNGTASVPYKLLPPEAVFANILGLLIILFGVLVLCALAKPSWKRPGADSLDTHQPLLGAEH